One part of the Sporocytophaga myxococcoides DSM 11118 genome encodes these proteins:
- a CDS encoding Crp/Fnr family transcriptional regulator: MNKLKDFLMELGSLSFEEWEMLASMGERLQVKKAQTFLFSMQYTPHEVFLLKGTVRAYLIDETGNDKTTAFYQEGTFMSTHTFRTLNGNSIANYETLEDCELVLFKSTDLKSFFAQSPLLQQLGYTLKEQEKRRLANKDETLLPQANMEKYIKFQEYYSGLEHKISHKYIASYLGMTPVSLSRLRRSIRIADKSVIN; the protein is encoded by the coding sequence ATGAATAAGCTAAAAGATTTTCTGATGGAATTAGGGAGTTTGTCCTTTGAAGAATGGGAAATGCTGGCAAGCATGGGAGAAAGGCTTCAAGTGAAAAAAGCTCAGACATTTTTATTTTCAATGCAATATACTCCTCATGAAGTTTTTCTGTTAAAAGGAACTGTCAGAGCTTATTTGATTGATGAGACTGGAAATGATAAGACTACTGCTTTTTATCAGGAGGGGACATTCATGAGTACACATACTTTTAGAACTTTAAACGGAAATTCCATTGCCAATTACGAGACGCTTGAAGATTGTGAATTGGTATTGTTCAAATCAACAGATCTTAAATCTTTTTTTGCTCAGTCACCTCTGCTTCAACAATTGGGATATACCTTAAAGGAACAAGAGAAGAGACGTTTGGCCAACAAGGACGAAACCCTCTTACCACAAGCCAATATGGAAAAATATATAAAGTTTCAGGAGTATTATTCTGGTCTCGAACATAAAATTTCCCATAAGTATATTGCATCCTATCTAGGTATGACACCGGTATCCTTAAGCAGGCTGAGGAGAAGTATCAGAATCGCAGATAAAAGTGTTATCAATTGA
- a CDS encoding Crp/Fnr family transcriptional regulator, which translates to MNTDRVLKALNIIKPISKTEEEAFLGITHEIYLDKGVCWIQENTLCNKIAFIINGYLRKFYNKDGNEVTDSFYFENSFCADLPSIIGRYPLTSSTVAMTPTTLIVFDYSDFMKLCDMSHSFEKIYRILLEQTFLQFYKRTTSFILQTPKERYDELIKNQPLVLQRATQYHIASYLGISYQHLSRLKSEK; encoded by the coding sequence ATGAATACCGATAGGGTCCTGAAAGCCTTAAATATAATTAAACCAATCTCCAAAACAGAGGAAGAAGCCTTCTTAGGAATTACTCATGAAATATACTTGGATAAAGGAGTTTGCTGGATACAAGAAAATACTCTTTGTAATAAAATTGCCTTTATCATCAATGGCTATCTAAGAAAATTCTATAACAAAGATGGCAATGAAGTAACCGATTCATTTTACTTTGAAAACAGTTTCTGCGCTGACCTGCCTTCAATTATCGGAAGATATCCTCTTACTTCAAGCACTGTAGCAATGACTCCTACAACGCTGATCGTTTTTGACTATTCTGATTTTATGAAACTTTGCGATATGTCACACTCCTTCGAAAAAATTTACAGGATATTACTAGAGCAGACTTTTTTACAGTTCTACAAAAGGACAACCTCATTTATTTTGCAAACTCCCAAAGAGCGATATGATGAGCTTATAAAAAATCAACCACTCGTTTTACAAAGAGCAACACAATACCACATAGCATCTTATCTGGGCATTAGCTATCAGCATTTAAGCAGATTAAAATCTGAGAAATAA
- a CDS encoding alpha/beta fold hydrolase, whose translation MKTEFLEKIKINNSQQWILIRGKNAEAPLIIQVQAGPGFPMISEADSMNKLLKWEDDYLVVYWDQRGCGKSFNKQTNPESITLEQLTEDLIDCTQYLLKKYHKKKAILIGYSIGATISLMAASKAGELYSNIFLVGIDIDIPYANRYAIDFAKKKAREKGKTNLVKHLNHTDYTSVKTSDVFQERAKIISNMGGIMIKKRYVHILLKTLTNILFCKHYKLTDIFRTLQGMEFCQKALLPEMDSLNLFKKQLNIIVPVHFIQGLHDGVASFETSVKYFELLQAKPKTFETFENSAHMPHLEEPEKFYRLIKEKSLL comes from the coding sequence ATGAAGACTGAATTTCTCGAAAAAATTAAAATCAATAACTCCCAACAATGGATACTCATAAGAGGAAAGAACGCTGAAGCTCCACTTATTATCCAGGTTCAGGCTGGACCAGGCTTCCCTATGATATCGGAAGCTGATTCAATGAATAAACTTCTGAAATGGGAAGATGACTATTTAGTTGTCTACTGGGACCAAAGGGGTTGCGGAAAATCATTCAACAAGCAAACAAATCCTGAAAGCATCACCCTGGAACAATTAACGGAAGACTTAATCGATTGTACTCAATACCTTTTAAAAAAATATCACAAGAAAAAGGCTATCCTGATTGGCTATTCAATTGGCGCAACAATTTCTCTTATGGCTGCGTCAAAAGCTGGAGAGCTATATAGCAATATTTTTTTGGTTGGAATAGATATTGATATACCTTATGCGAATAGATATGCAATTGATTTTGCAAAAAAGAAAGCGAGGGAAAAAGGCAAGACAAATCTTGTGAAGCATTTAAATCACACAGACTACACTTCAGTTAAAACGTCGGATGTATTTCAAGAGCGGGCTAAGATTATTTCTAATATGGGTGGTATCATGATAAAGAAAAGATATGTTCACATACTATTGAAAACACTGACAAATATACTCTTCTGCAAGCATTATAAATTAACAGATATATTCAGAACACTGCAGGGAATGGAGTTTTGCCAAAAAGCATTGCTACCGGAAATGGATTCACTCAACCTTTTCAAAAAACAACTTAATATCATTGTTCCAGTTCATTTCATCCAAGGATTGCATGATGGAGTTGCTTCGTTTGAGACTTCAGTAAAATACTTTGAACTTCTTCAGGCTAAGCCTAAGACCTTTGAGACTTTTGAAAATTCAGCTCACATGCCACATTTAGAGGAACCTGAGAAATTTTATCGTTTGATCAAAGAGAAAAGTTTATTGTAA